From one Pecten maximus chromosome 8, xPecMax1.1, whole genome shotgun sequence genomic stretch:
- the LOC117332343 gene encoding uncharacterized protein LOC117332343, protein MESGIKYYEVAIGNYADVPDVVSFRHVDPSTFFFDFSDLDLQHGHRYYAFLRVTNRAGLSQVAVSQFFLLDDTHPLPGIVREGPSYSNDFAYQRNFSHLVCSWEGFADPESGVDHYKVGLGTAPFKRDVRRFTFVGLRTNMTWSVPLEEGVIYYVTVQACNTGGLCTDVTSNGVLVDHSPPIRGQVLVGRAEGHLNYIGQRSHVEVFWVGFHDSHSDLDHYEVCISSTLDPACNVISLTNTHMSTEHLFTGLDLPIQSPLYVTVWAYNKVGLNIYVTSDMFSIDVTQPICSQTPVFTSSTADISEDTSTQWDTSVLKISWMFEDYQCPIVRHKVSVTNHRNGHTYIEDLELFNENHTTILLKPEHWLLSGDRYQATVVACNRAGLCTAVNSGYLLVDSSPPHIGGFGDDMSWRLQNNGTTINVTWNGFEDVESGISMYYVSIAETYSGNELSLGFISLVHVGEPSDIQYGFFNVKQQLEVDIKIILTIIAENNAGLVTSATRVTTRVLQTDMEGDYGILKIEKHSCDVHYCNKDCTCAALGQKCSTVDSNTCNQTDSSNYQSVSVYSGYDIGVHTLHSLSSACLGANWILSSLQSHLNVIRMEWSMGLENLEYGAGIFDTLREEVWHDIGMRDSVVYCVSSDNALLHDHKYITYIRAWYNTNTYRIFSSQSLLIDRTPPKILKGFYMKYSVDSCKTNVEFITETNFLTACWRNGFSDSQSGIRHYLTSLGTSRGASDTSHVLNVGKASNFTWSELDLHPGSRYYVTVTAVNTQNVSTTYSSDGFVVDTELPFPGTVFNTKNYKNHQSQASTDTMEASWNGFMDRHSHIHLYKIAVVDITDNSSVLTFQSVGRKTKATMPGLHLLAGRSYIIKVKAMDASGQESDEVLSPPVIIDPTPPVAYQCASYVTLYNETHEINLSTPNEEWKISLGNDSIVYRLLVTISNSTEDTGIVVSLNDHSFKAHLVRQSFSHVFTVHSVESLVLSVKASDRKVDLGSLTVVLDGCNNVSLHNYSTFRIPLQQIAFSTVSAMLQFIDPESDVRSVELGVGTTIHGYQVRALEPVFTGGYHAFPVNLPHGTPIYATAVVENNVGLRSYFRSSPLIIDHTPPTISDVLLQYSDGTEGHVVIHITWKVVDEESQHVNCVVACGKYKYVITAPHL, encoded by the exons ATGGAGTCAGGAATTAAATATTACGAAGTCGCAATAGGGAACTATGCCGATGTCCCGGATGTGGTCTCCTTTCGACATGTAGACCCCTCCACGTTTTTCTTTGACTTCAGTGATTTAGACCTCCAGCATGGCCATCGCTATTACGCATTTCTTCGG GTAACCAACCGAGCTGGATTGTCACAAGTAGCCGTGTCACAGTTTTTCCTTCTAGATGATACTCATCCCTTACCAGGAATTGTCCGAGAAGGCCCAAGCTATAGT AATGATTTTGCTTACCAACGCAACTTCAGCCACCTGGTGTGTTCCTGGGAGGGCTTCGCTGACCCCGAGTCTGGTGTGGATCACTACAAAGTCGGACTGGGGACGGCACCATTCAAAAGAGACGTCAGACGCTTTACGTTTGTGGGTCTGAGAACAA ATATGACATGGTCTGTACCCCTGGAGGAGGGCGTTATCTATTACGTCACGGTTCAGGCCTGCAATACCGGAGGACTGTGTACGGACGTCACGTCCAACGGAGTCTTGGTCGATCATTCGCCCCCGATACGTGGCCAGGTACTTGTAGGACGAGCGGAAGGACATCTAAATTATATAGGACAGAG ATCACACGTGGAGGTTTTCTGGGTTGGATTTCACGACTCCCATTCCGACCTGGATCATTACGAAGTTTGTATCAGTAGCACCCTCGATCCAGCCTGTAACGTTATTTCTTTGACCAACACACATATGTCTACCGAACACCTCTTCACTGGCCTTGACCTTCCCATTCAATCGCCTCTTTACGTCACAGTTTGGGCATACAACAAAGTTGGACTTAACATCTACGTGACGTCAGACATGTTCTCGATCGACGTCACTCAACCGATCTGTAGCCAGACACCTGTATTCACATCTAGTACAGCTGATATTTCAGAGGACACTTCCACGCAATGGGACACTTCTGTTCTCAAAATCTCGTGGATGTTTGAGGACTACCAATGCCCCATTGTAAGACATAAGGTTTCAGTCACAAATCACCGAAACGGCCACACGTATATAGAAGACCTGGAACTTTTTAATGAAAATCACACCACAATTCTACTTAAACCAGAACACTGGCTTCTCAGCGGTGACCGCTACCAGGCGACAGTGGTAGCATGCAATAGAGCCGGATTATGTACGGCGGTCAACAGTGGATATCTGTTAGTCGACTCATCACCGCCACACATTGGAGGATTCGGTGATGACATGTCGTGGAGATTACAGAATAATGGTACTACAATCAATGTAACGTGGAATGGGTTTGAAGACGTAGAATCAGGAATCAGCATGTATTACGTGAGTATTGCAGAGACGTATAGTGGTAATGAATTATCTCTCGGCTTCATTTCACTCGTACATGTTGGAGAACCTAGTGACATTCAGTATGGTTTCTTCAATGTAAAACAACAACTGGAAGTGGACATTAAAATCATACTGACAATCATAGCAGAAAACAATGCTGGACTAGTTACGTCTGCTACAAGGGTAACAACCCGTGTACTTCAAACAGATATGGAAGGTGATTATGGAATCCTAAAGATAGAAAAACATTCGTGTGATGTCCACTATTGTAACAAAGACTGTACATGTGCTGCCCTTGGACAGAAATGCTCTACTGTCGATTCAAATACGTGCAACCAAACAGACAGCTCAAACTATCAGTCTGTGAGTGTCTATAGCGGGTACGATATCGGTGTCCATACACTTCATTCACTTTCGTCAGCATGTTTGGGTGCCAACTGGATCCTTTCTTCTTTACAATCTCATCTGAACGTTATACGCATGGAGTGGAGTATGGGATTAGAAAACTTGGAGTATGGTGCTGGTATATTTGACACCTTACGAGAAGAGGTATGGCATGATATAGGAATGAGAGACAGTGTGGTTTATTGTGTAAGCAGCGATAACGCCCTGTTACACGACCATAAATACATAACTTACATCAGAGCATGGTACAATACAAACACCTACAGGATATTCAGCTCACAGTCTCTGCTGATTGACCGTACACCTCCGAAGATATTGAAAGGATTTTACATGAAATACTCCGTAGATAGCTGCAAAACAAATGTAGAATTTATCACGGAAACAAACTTTCTGACGGCATGCTGGAGGAATGGGTTCTCCGACTCTCAAAGTGGAATCCGTCATTATCTGACATCACTAGGTACCAGCCGAGGAG cctCTGACACATCACATGTACTTAATGTCGGAAAGGCCTCGAACTTCACCTGGAGTGAGCTGGATTTACATCCGGGCTCTAGATACTACGTCACTGTGACAGCTGTCAATACACAAAACGTGTCGACTACTTATAGCTCGGACGGGTTCGTTGTCGACACGGAACTGCCTTTTCCTGGGACTGTGTTCAATACCAAGAACTATAAAAACCACCAAAGTCAAGCTTCTACCGAtaccatggaagcttcctggAACGGCTTTATGGACAGACATTcacatatacatctgtataaaaTTGCAGTTGTTGATATTACAGACAATTCCTCGGTTTTGACCTTCCAGTCGGTAGGTAGAAAAACTAAAGCAACAATGCCAGGTCTACACCTACTGGCCGGTAGGAGTTACATTATTAAAGTTAAAGCCATGGATGCGTCCGGACAGGAAAGTGACGAAGTTCTTTCTCCACCGGTGATTATCGATCCGACCCCACCAGTCGCTTACCAATGTGCCAGTTACGTTACACTGTATAATGAAACACATGAAATTAATTTGTCTACACCAAATGAAGAATGGAAGATAAGCTTGGGAAATGATTCAATTGTCTATCGACTTTTGGTGACCATATCAAACAGCACTGAAGATACTGGTATAGTAGTGTCTCTCAACGATCACTCATTTAAAGCGCATCTGGTGCGTCAGTCTTTTTCCCATGTCTTTACTGTTCATTCCGTGGAGAGCCTTGTTCTTTCTGTGAAAGCATCAGATAGGAAGGTAGACCTTGGTAGTCTCACAGTTGTTTTGGATGGATGTAACAACGTTAGTTTACACAATTATTCAACCTTTCGGATACCTCTGCAGCAGATAGCGTTTTCTACAGTATCAGCCATGCTGCAGTTCATCGATCCAGAAAGTGATGTGCGATCAGTAGAATTAGGTGTGGGGACAACTATACACGGATACCAGGTCCGTGCACTTGAGCCAGTGTTTACGGGAGGCTATCACGCGTTTCCGGTTAATCTACCTCATGGAACCCCTATATATGCTACTGCAGTAGTGGAAAACAACGTCGGTCTGCGATCCTACTTCCGGTCATCGCCTCTTATCATTGATCATACTCCACCAACAATATCGGACGTACTTCTTCAGTACAGTGATGGAACAGAAGGTCACGTGGTCATCCATATCACGTGGAAGGTAGTGGACGAAGAGAGTCAGCACGTGAACTGTGTTGTAGCATGTGGTAAGTATAAATATGTCATTACTGCTCCTCATTTGTGA
- the LOC117333708 gene encoding uncharacterized protein LOC117333708, whose amino-acid sequence MQTDNMSKISVDSEPIRIPHGTIITGTITCENNAGMIKQTRTNDVTILLDPPGHTDSRITFLNVHGTTVTGQVVTRFGENLQFHWDEFDYPVSDVTYQYRIDYMNGSKTSWVDVGFHNYVTTYTLNIVEGSECGLEVRGSNERGVFSEIINSTIYVLRQSPLLTGTPCEFPEVEGGTVTLNCSQVFEVTDRLKTSYILTVGTELGFSDVVWYHVFDSNVFTFEFDDSIAELFVMVTAVYDTGPETTYRDSFSLV is encoded by the exons ATGCAGACCGATAATATGTCTAAGATAAGTGTGGATTCAGAACCCATCAGAATCCCACATGGCACCATTATCACTGGTACAATCACGTGCGAAAACAATGCCGGGATGATAAAACAGACCCGTACAAATGACGTCACCATCCTTCTTGATCCTCCCGGACATACCGACAGCCGAATAACATTCCTAAATGTCCACGGTACCACGGTCACTGGACAGGTCGTGACGAGGTTCGGGGAGAACCTTCAGTTCCATTGGGACGAGTTTGACTACCCCGTGAGTGACGTCACGTACCAGTATCGTATAGATTACATGAACGGGTCCAAGACATCGTGGGTAGACGTGGGTTTCCATAACTATGTTACAACTTACACGTTAAACATCGTGGAGGGCTCGGAATGTGGCTTGGAAGTAAGAGGCTCTAACGAGAGAGGTGTTTTCAGTGAGATCATCAACTCAACCATATATGTACTCCGACAGTCACCGTTATTGACAG GAACGCCATGTGAATTCCCGGAAGTTGAGGGAGGAACTGTCACCCTTAATTGTTCCCAGGTTTTTGAAGTGACTGACAGGCTGAAGACGTCCTACATACTGACAGTTGGAACCGAACTCGGATTCTCTGATGTCGTGTGGTATCACGTGTTTGACAGTAACGTCTTCACGTTTGAGTTTGATGATAGTATAGCGGAACTTTTTGTGATGGTAACAGCTGTGTATGACACCGGTCCAGAAACCACATACAGAGACAGCTTTTCCCTAGTGTAG